The following nucleotide sequence is from Pseudomonas sessilinigenes.
TGTCACCCAGGCTGTCGACCCGCACGCCACCGCTACGACGGCTGCTGGAGTGAATAAACTGATCATCCCCCAGGTAGATACCGGCATGGCTGACACGTCCGCGGCCATTGGTGCTGAAGAACAGCAGATCACCCGGCTTGAGGTTGTTGCGCGCAACCAGGGGAGCCTTGACGTTGATCATTTCGCGAGTGGAGCGAGGCAGATTCATGCCTGCCTCTTCACGAAACAGATAACCAATGAACCCACTGCAATCGAAGCCAGCTTCGGAGGTCCCGCCGAAACGGTAGCGGGTACCGATCAGGGACATGCCGCGCTCGAGAATGCTGTCAGCCAGAACTGGCAACTGATAAGGCTTGCTGTCAGCGAATTCTGCCAGTTCCTTTTC
It contains:
- a CDS encoding C40 family peptidase; translated protein: MLNRFAPLVPLALVTLLFGCASHTPVSQQQVVQQAQVTTKNQSSAVYQEELATEKELAEFADSKPYQLPVLADSILERGMSLIGTRYRFGGTSEAGFDCSGFIGYLFREEAGMNLPRSTREMINVKAPLVARNNLKPGDLLFFSTNGRGRVSHAGIYLGDDQFIHSSSRRSGGVRVDSLGDSYWSKTFIEAKRALAMAPTVVTARK